Genomic DNA from Streptacidiphilus rugosus AM-16:
GCCTTGGATAAGGGCCGACGCCTCCTCGAAGGCATGCCCTACCCGGAGAACCTCGATAACCACTTTGTGGTTGACCCCGCGAAGTACGACTTCTACGCCATGGACTGCTACCGCATGCTGGGCGAGAACCGCATGGCTGAGGTCCTCGCCGGTGAGGTGATCCGCGCAAGCACAGACTTCGATGGCGCGGAGCGCTCCCCGATGAGGATCGCAGAGGCCCGGCTGACGCTCGGTGTCGTCGCTGCGCGGGATGGCGACCTTGATGGTGCTCTGAACTACGGCGAATGGGCCCTGCGGGGGGATCGGCAGTCGCTCCCCTCGCTGCTCATGGTGAGCCGTGAGCTAGCAACGATCGTAAATCGCGACTACGCCGACGCTCCGCAAGGTCGGGCCTACCTCGATCACCTCACAGAGCTGAGCCAAGCGCCCCACTAAAGCCCCTGGGCACCCGACCCCGTTTGATCACCTGCTTGCCCCCCCGGAGGCGAGCAGGAACGTCGGGTGCCAAGCATTTCTCGTGGCTTGAGACCTAGGGATGGCTGGTTTTAGGGAGTATCAGCAGTGGCCGGAATGAGTGATGGATAAAAATTGTTAGTACCTCATCATTGCTTCACGGAATTTTGTGCTTTTTCTCCGAAGCGCTCCATGAGCCACTCAATTATCTCTTCGGCAAGCTCGTAATACTCCCAAGCTTGCTGCCGCGACATGCCCTGCTGCTTGCCGTGTGCCACATCATTGCGAATGCCGATCAATGCATTCAGGCTTGCTCGCCGCTCCTCTTGAGCCAACAATCCATCCAGCTCATTTGCCCAGGTCGCATTGAAACGCTTAACGAGCTTCACGAAGGCATCTGAGCTAAGGTTTGGCATTCGATCCAACCACGAGTGGGCGAACGATTGCACCTCACCCCAAGCATTTCGGGTACAGTACTCCCGTAGAATTACCTGCGTAGCCTGCTCCAGGAAACCGGAAACTCGGACGCAGAGGTATCTGCCCAGGTCGCTCGCGATTTCCGGGTCATCAATTGATCGCGGATCGGCACGGATATAGAGATCCTCGAGCGACTTCTTCAGTCGGTCCACCTGGGCCCGGGCCGCAGCAGAGTGATTCGCCTTCTTCCGAGTCATCGGATACTTCCGAAGGCTTCCTTTGCCAACGTCAGGCGACGCGTAACGCGATCTTCATCTGCTGTGGCGCGGGCAATGGCGCTCGTGAAGTCCGCATTTCCAAGCAGCGACTCACGAGCCTCCACCAATTTCTGCGGCTCTTCAACCGGCCCGGCCTTGAGTCGATGCGCCAAACCGACGAGGACTGCGTCTGCGAAGGCCGCGTTCACCTGGCTCTCTGCCCGGAGCGCGCGCCTGCCGAGTGTGGAACTGGCGAGGTCGCAAGTCTCGTGGAAGGCCTTGCGGAGGCCATCCTTGGACAGCCCCTCTAGATCTCTGTGAGCAGACAAGAAGTCATTCAGGAAGGCCTTCAGAGGCCTCTTATATTTTTCTTCTTCTTCAAAGAAAGCCAGGAAGCGAAGGATTAGTTCCTGATCCTTCAGTCGCTCCGACGGAGGCCCATAGATCTCCCTCCACTTGGGATAGCTATTGAGCTCTCGAAGTAGTTCGACGAGTTCGCCGTGATACAGAGCAACCCTAATCTCTTGCGGGTAGAGATTAGTGCCGCCAGTATTCAGGCGCTCAAACAGCGAGTACACACTCTCATCTCCCCCAAGAGAGCGGTTGTACTTGACGATCGTGGCATGGATGAAAGTATTGTCCAACAACCTTCGCTGCTCGTCATCCAGCGTTTCGTACGTAAGCCCCTTGAAATCCTCGCCGACATTCTCCAGTCGGAACTCAACTTCTGGAGCATACCATCCGCTAAAGAATTTCTGGAGAGTGCGCAAGCGCTGCTGGCCATCGAGTACGAGCAGCTGCTTGTTAGATTGCTGGACGAGAAAGATCCCAGGGATCGGGAATCCGAGAAGCAGCGATTCGATAAATCGGTCCATCTGGGTTTTCTTCCAGACGAACTTTCGCTGAAAGCCCGATAGGTCCGATTCCGGATCTGCCAACGGGTCAAAATTTGGTACAACGATGTCCTCTTGATTTAGCCTGCGCACTAGGCCGTGAACATCGAAGTCGGTTCCAAAGTAGGAGAGGGGCTCCAGGCCAGAGATCGCCAGGTCGCGATCTTCCTCGTCAAGGTCCACCCCGCCGGCCTGCAACTCGACATCGTCGGGGCCTTCCTCGGTCTCGCTAGCGCCCGCTGCCATGGTGCCTCCTTGCGCCCCCACCAGGGGAGTACTCAGTCGTGTATCTCGAGCCGCCTCAGCGCTAACTTACCTGTAGGGGGACGCAGTCGAGGCGGATCCGGCCTTCCAGGTCCCCCGCGCGAAGGCCACAGTGTTGGGCACACGCTCCTCCACTCGGGACGCTGGAGCCCGGGGCAGCGCACAGCTATGGGCGACAGCTCACCCGCGGGGACATCCGAAGTCTGTCCCCCATGTCCCTGTGTCCCCGATGTGGCTCTGAGCTGGAAAGACCGTCGGGGACACAGGGGACGGCATTGACGGGGCGCGGCCGGACTCTGCTTGACCACTTACTGATCAGTTGGTGGTCAAGCCGGAACCTTGGGTGCGGCACACCTTCCCGGGCTCTGAACATCCGATCAAGATCACCAAGGCCTGAACGAACCGAGTTCCCGAAACGGCCGCCGAGCAGTTCCGGCGCTGCGATCATCGAGAGGTGAGTTCTATTCCGCTCTGGGTGCCCCTCTTGGTCGCCGGCATCGGCGTGGCGGGCACGCTGGCCGCTGGGATCATGGGTGCGCTGATCACGCATCGTTGGTCGGAGCGCCGTGAAATTGCCGCCTGGGCCCGCGAGCGAGAGCGCGAGCACGAGCGATGGGCTCGCGAAGACGAAGCCCGAACGTTCGAGCAGCGGAGGCACGCCTACCTGGAGTTCTATGAGGCCGTGAAGTTGCTCGCCAGGACTGCCTATGACCACTGCTACGGCTTCACGGAGGAGCCAGAGCTGCTCGAAGGATGGCAGTCCGATGCGTTCGCGAAGCTTTCACGTCTGCAGTTCTACGCCGACCGGCCCGTGTCAACAGCCGCATCGGCTGCTTACGGCGCCGCTTGGTCCTGGGGCACTTACGGCAAGCACAACGATCCCGATGACCCTGGCTTCTACGAGCGACAGCAGAAGTACGAGGACGCCGAGCTGGCCATGGTCCTGTTGATGCGGCAGAGCCTGTCAATCCCAGAATCTGACCTGACGCTCCCGCCTCCGGGCTACAGCTACGGCGATCAAGACCCCGCGCAGGAGCAACTCCCCGAAGCCTCCGAGGCTCGACAGTTGAATCACCGGCCTGAGCAGCCTTGAGCACTCTGCACCGAGGGACACGGTCTTACACCAACGCGTACACCAACAGCGACAGACAGCCACCGACTCCGACGACCGGTGACGCAACCCGCTTCCATCACGTTCTCGCAGTTCAGAGGCCATATCGCGGCCTGAAAAGCGGAAGGTCGCCGGTTCGACCCCGGCCCTGGCCACCTTGTTCGACCAGCAGAAGCCCCGAGCGGAGTAGTCCGGCCGTGGCTTTTTCGTTTCTGCTGACGGCAACACGACGGCGGACGCGTGGGGGTGGATCGCCGGGCTCTCGATTGATCCGAGCGACGTCAGTGGGTGCCGAGCGCTGACAACCGGTCGGGGAGGTTGGCAGCCGTGTATTCGGCGGCCACGTTGAACCGGCAGGCGCAGCCTGGGCATTCGGCGTCGCCGAAGACGTAGGCGATCCCGTCCGCAAGCGTGTCCTGTCCGTCGCGAACCGCCGTCTCGTGCATCCATCGCCCGATGCCTTCGAGGGCCCGGGGGACCGCCGGCCGCAGGTCCCGCCGGTCCACATCCCCGAGGTTCCAGTCTCTGATCGCCGAATAATGTCCGTAGTTCCCCACGGCGATCGTCACTTCCACGGCGCAGTTGGGGCAGCCCAGCTGGAAGAAATCATCCGTGAAGTCCCCCAGGACAGCGCTCCAGTGGTACTGCCCTCTGACCGCGAGCAGGTGCAGGAAGGTCGGAAGGTAGTCGTCCGGCCGCGCCTGCAGGTGCCGGTCCAGAAGCGGTCCGAACTCGGCGATCACGTCAGCGCAGTCCGCCAGCAGGTCATCGCAGCCATGGGGACCCGCCACGCGGGCGATGATCGTCCCAGCAAGCCCACGAGCACGCGCACTCGTCGGCGCGAGACGCACCAGGGTTGGCAGAGCGGCGAAGCCGGCCGGGAAGACAAGATCGCCCTCCAGGCACAGCCGGTAACCGAGCTCGTCCCACGCTTCGAGGTCATCGCGGTGCTCCACCCGTGCCAGCAGCTCAGGGACGCGATCCACCTCCCCGAAGCAGTCGCGCATCCTTGCCCGGTCCACCACGCAGCCATTCAACAAGATTCGGACGGTCGCGGCCCAGGCCCGGTGCCGCAAGGGTGTGCTCCCGGGCAGCTCAACACCCGATTCGCTCTGAGGGAGACCCGGGCAGCTGCCCACCGGCAGACGGTTCAGCTTTTCCGCGGCCTTCGGAACACCAGGCTGAGCAACGTGAAGACGGCCGCACCGAACAGCAGCCCGCCCCACTGCGCTCCGACACCGGTCGAACCCACGCGATGGGCCGCCATCCGGTACGCCACGGAGCCGAGAGCGCCGGAGATCAGGAAGATCGGCAGGCCGCGCAGCACGGACCGGCGTAGCGGGCGGGCATCGTCTGACGTCA
This window encodes:
- a CDS encoding DUF262 domain-containing protein produces the protein MAAGASETEEGPDDVELQAGGVDLDEEDRDLAISGLEPLSYFGTDFDVHGLVRRLNQEDIVVPNFDPLADPESDLSGFQRKFVWKKTQMDRFIESLLLGFPIPGIFLVQQSNKQLLVLDGQQRLRTLQKFFSGWYAPEVEFRLENVGEDFKGLTYETLDDEQRRLLDNTFIHATIVKYNRSLGGDESVYSLFERLNTGGTNLYPQEIRVALYHGELVELLRELNSYPKWREIYGPPSERLKDQELILRFLAFFEEEEKYKRPLKAFLNDFLSAHRDLEGLSKDGLRKAFHETCDLASSTLGRRALRAESQVNAAFADAVLVGLAHRLKAGPVEEPQKLVEARESLLGNADFTSAIARATADEDRVTRRLTLAKEAFGSIR
- a CDS encoding HEPN domain-containing protein; the encoded protein is MTRKKANHSAAARAQVDRLKKSLEDLYIRADPRSIDDPEIASDLGRYLCVRVSGFLEQATQVILREYCTRNAWGEVQSFAHSWLDRMPNLSSDAFVKLVKRFNATWANELDGLLAQEERRASLNALIGIRNDVAHGKQQGMSRQQAWEYYELAEEIIEWLMERFGEKAQNSVKQ